A genomic stretch from Frigoribacterium sp. PvP032 includes:
- a CDS encoding ABC transporter ATP-binding protein, producing MITFEGVSKVYPDGTVAVEQLDMTLPTGELTVLVGPSGCGKTTSLRMINRMVTPSTGRVLIDGVDVAGQDEALLRRGIGYVIQAAGLFPHRTIVENIMTVPALVGTNKKAARATAVELMERVGLTPAMADRYPVQLSGGQQQRVGVARALAADPPVMIMDEPFSAVDPIVREGLQAEFLRLQRDLGKTIAMVTHDIDEAIKLGDNVAVFQEGGRLAQFATPRELLANPADDFVAGFVGRDRGFRSLSFDSAAGLDVAPLSEVTTGPEQLVLDQAGRPLGWTGPGLGSTASPTPHGGAFRSTDSLRLVTDLAITSPVGVVVRVDEDGVADGVIRHTSLMQQLEARRRREVDPA from the coding sequence ATGATCACGTTCGAGGGCGTCAGCAAGGTCTATCCCGACGGCACGGTCGCCGTCGAGCAGCTCGACATGACTCTGCCGACCGGCGAGCTCACCGTGCTGGTCGGCCCGTCCGGCTGCGGCAAGACCACCTCGCTCCGGATGATCAACCGCATGGTCACCCCCTCGACCGGCCGCGTGCTGATCGACGGCGTCGACGTCGCCGGGCAGGACGAAGCCCTGCTGCGCCGCGGCATCGGCTACGTCATCCAGGCCGCCGGCCTGTTCCCGCACCGCACGATCGTCGAGAACATCATGACCGTGCCTGCCCTGGTCGGCACGAACAAGAAGGCGGCCCGCGCCACCGCGGTCGAGCTGATGGAGCGCGTCGGGCTGACCCCGGCGATGGCCGACCGCTACCCGGTGCAGCTGTCGGGCGGTCAGCAGCAGCGCGTCGGCGTCGCCCGCGCACTCGCCGCCGACCCGCCGGTGATGATCATGGACGAGCCCTTCAGCGCCGTCGACCCGATCGTCCGCGAGGGCCTGCAGGCCGAGTTCCTCCGCCTGCAGCGCGACCTCGGCAAGACCATCGCGATGGTCACCCACGACATCGACGAGGCGATCAAGCTCGGCGACAACGTCGCCGTGTTCCAGGAGGGCGGCCGCCTCGCCCAGTTCGCCACTCCGCGCGAGCTTCTGGCGAACCCGGCCGACGACTTCGTCGCGGGCTTCGTCGGTCGCGACCGCGGCTTCCGCAGCCTCTCGTTCGACTCGGCCGCCGGGCTCGACGTCGCGCCCCTGTCCGAGGTCACGACCGGCCCCGAGCAGCTCGTGCTCGACCAGGCCGGCCGGCCGCTCGGCTGGACCGGCCCCGGTCTCGGGTCGACCGCCTCCCCGACGCCCCACGGAGGCGCGTTCCGGTCGACGGACTCGCTGCGCCTCGTGACCGACCTCGCGATCACGTCGCCGGTCGGAGTGGTCGTCCGCGTCGACGAGGACGGGGTGGCCGACGGCGTGATCCGCCACACCAGCCTCATGCAGCAGCTGGAAGCCCGCCGTCGACGGGAGGTCGACCCGGCGTGA
- a CDS encoding ABC transporter permease: MIQYLQNNVAVIQAALSQHVFLALVPVLIGIVVSLPIGYLAVRFGFLYHPLLNLSGILYAVPSIALIVLVPTIVGIRILSPLNIIIALTVYTVALLVRVVADGLKSVDPLVTEAASAMGYRRLRRLVSVELPIALPVMLAGLRVATVANVSLVSVGALIGVGGLGALFTRGQQLDYAPPIVVGIVLSVLLAAVCDGVIVLIQRRVTPWTRAAGRIAA; encoded by the coding sequence GTGATCCAGTACCTGCAGAACAACGTCGCGGTGATCCAGGCCGCCCTGTCGCAGCACGTGTTCCTCGCGCTGGTGCCGGTGCTGATCGGCATCGTCGTGTCCCTGCCGATCGGCTACCTCGCCGTCCGCTTCGGGTTCCTCTACCACCCGCTGCTCAACCTCAGCGGCATCCTCTACGCGGTGCCGTCGATCGCGCTGATCGTGCTCGTGCCGACCATCGTCGGCATCCGCATCCTGTCGCCGCTCAACATCATCATCGCCCTCACCGTGTACACGGTCGCGCTGCTCGTGCGGGTCGTGGCCGACGGGCTCAAGTCGGTCGACCCGCTCGTGACCGAGGCCGCGTCCGCGATGGGCTACCGCCGCCTCCGGCGCCTCGTCTCGGTCGAGCTGCCGATCGCGCTGCCGGTGATGCTCGCGGGGCTCCGCGTCGCGACCGTCGCCAACGTCAGCCTCGTCAGCGTCGGCGCCCTGATCGGCGTCGGCGGCCTCGGCGCCCTCTTCACCCGCGGCCAGCAGCTCGACTACGCGCCGCCGATCGTCGTCGGCATCGTGCTCTCGGTGCTGCTCGCCGCCGTCTGCGACGGCGTCATCGTGCTGATCCAGCGTCGCGTGACGCCCTGGACGCGCGCGGCAGGGAGGATCGCCGCATGA
- a CDS encoding ABC transporter permease, translated as MSDGLLGYLLDPANWQGGGVRASIPALIGTHLWYTVQALVVAAVIALPLGLYIGHTGKGSFIAINAANAGRSLPTLGLIILLVVIMGLGFGPVLIALVVLAIPPILTTTYAGIRAVDPAAIDAARGMGMRPLQVLFKVEVPIALPLISSGLRNALLQVVATSTVAAYVGIGGLGRLLIDGLSLNDYGRVVAGAVVVAALAIVLDLLAAGTQRLVVSPGLTGRIPRRLRRAAPAASAPALAPADGVAATTSTPEPVSSGRDGASS; from the coding sequence ATGAGCGACGGACTGCTCGGCTACCTGCTCGACCCCGCCAACTGGCAGGGCGGGGGCGTGCGCGCCTCCATCCCCGCGCTGATCGGCACGCACCTCTGGTACACGGTGCAGGCGCTCGTCGTCGCGGCCGTGATCGCGCTGCCGCTCGGGCTCTACATCGGCCACACCGGCAAGGGCTCGTTCATCGCGATCAACGCCGCGAACGCGGGCCGGTCGCTGCCGACGCTCGGCCTGATCATCCTGCTCGTCGTGATCATGGGCCTCGGCTTCGGCCCCGTGCTGATCGCCCTCGTCGTGCTGGCCATCCCGCCGATCCTCACCACGACGTACGCGGGCATCCGCGCCGTCGACCCCGCCGCGATCGACGCCGCGCGGGGCATGGGGATGCGGCCGCTGCAGGTGCTCTTCAAGGTCGAGGTGCCGATCGCGCTGCCGCTGATCTCGTCGGGCCTCCGCAACGCGCTGCTGCAGGTCGTCGCCACCTCGACGGTCGCCGCGTACGTCGGCATCGGCGGGCTCGGCCGGCTGCTGATCGACGGGTTGTCGCTCAACGACTACGGCCGCGTCGTCGCCGGTGCCGTCGTCGTCGCCGCGCTGGCGATCGTGCTCGACCTGCTCGCCGCGGGCACGCAGCGGCTCGTCGTGTCGCCCGGGCTGACCGGGCGCATCCCGCGTCGGCTGCGGCGCGCCGCACCTGCCGCATCCGCTCCGGCTCTGGCCCCTGCCGACGGGGTCGCGGCCACGACCTCGACGCCCGAGCCCGTCTCCTCGGGGCGCGACGGCGCGTCCTCCTGA
- a CDS encoding ABC transporter substrate-binding protein — protein sequence MKKTLLGAIGVIGVGVLALSACSDPTASTGGGSSSDSDTIAIGSANFPESELLGEIYAQALEAKDVKVSRTFNIGAREVYLKALEDGSIDLLPEYNGALLAALSTDGVDEGVTSPDDVYDALQDVLPDGIVSLPQSEAEDKDTLTVTRATADQYSLSTIEDLEPVAGELRLAGGPEFAERQQGVVGLESVYGLTFKEFVPLDAGGPLTLAALENGDVEVANLFSTDSAITTNDLVTLEDTKNLFLSENIVPIIREDKSSDTVEEALNGVSEALTTENLTEYLAMVQVDKKDSASVATAFLTEYDLL from the coding sequence ATGAAGAAGACCCTCCTCGGCGCCATCGGCGTCATCGGCGTCGGCGTCCTCGCGCTGTCCGCCTGCTCCGACCCCACCGCCAGCACCGGCGGCGGCTCGTCGTCCGACAGCGACACGATCGCCATCGGCTCGGCGAACTTCCCTGAGAGCGAGCTGCTCGGCGAGATCTACGCCCAGGCACTCGAGGCCAAGGACGTGAAGGTCAGCCGCACCTTCAACATCGGCGCCCGCGAGGTCTACCTCAAGGCGCTCGAGGACGGCTCGATCGACCTGCTGCCCGAGTACAACGGCGCGCTGCTCGCCGCGCTGTCGACCGACGGCGTCGACGAGGGCGTCACCTCGCCCGACGACGTCTACGACGCGCTGCAGGACGTGCTGCCCGACGGCATCGTCTCGCTGCCGCAGTCCGAGGCCGAGGACAAGGACACGCTCACCGTCACCCGCGCGACGGCCGACCAGTACAGCCTCAGCACCATCGAGGACCTCGAGCCCGTCGCGGGCGAGCTGCGCCTCGCCGGCGGCCCCGAGTTCGCGGAGCGCCAGCAGGGCGTCGTCGGCCTCGAGTCGGTCTACGGCCTCACCTTCAAGGAGTTCGTGCCCCTCGACGCCGGCGGACCGCTGACGCTCGCCGCGCTCGAGAACGGCGACGTCGAGGTCGCGAACCTCTTCTCGACCGACTCCGCCATCACGACGAACGACCTCGTCACCCTCGAGGACACGAAGAACCTCTTCCTGTCGGAGAACATCGTGCCGATCATCCGCGAGGACAAGTCGAGCGACACCGTCGAGGAGGCGCTGAACGGCGTCTCGGAGGCGCTCACCACCGAGAACCTCACCGAGTACCTCGCCATGGTGCAGGTCGACAAGAAGGACTCGGCGAGCGTCGCCACCGCGTTCCTCACGGAGTACGACCTCCTGTAG